The Syntrophales bacterium genome has a window encoding:
- a CDS encoding TraB/GumN family protein: MEHQNVSHIKLADREIILVGTAHVSRDSIELVEQTIDLEKPDTVCVELCKPRYDAIRQRSKWQDTDILKVIREKRSGALLSQLIMASMQKKIAQKFHITPGAEMLKAIDRAETNGAELILADREIRITLLRAWRMMGFCNKMKFIPDLILSFFSDEEITEEEIEKLKQQDVLEYALKTIGEKLPRLKEILIDERDLYLAHTISHAPGARIVAVVGAGHVPGITRHLGEEIDLELLNKVPDKGVWGKYAGWIFSLAIVGIFVAGFFYSGSAASLKMIGWWSAITAFFAGLGALVMLAHPLTIAASALAAPITTLHPLIAAGWVAGLVEATFRKPQVKDFLALPDDIVSVRGFFHNRITRLLLLVAIVNLTTSIGTFLAIPMIMRFL, from the coding sequence TTGGAACATCAAAATGTCAGTCACATAAAACTCGCAGACCGGGAGATCATCCTTGTCGGCACGGCCCACGTTTCACGCGACAGCATTGAGCTGGTTGAGCAGACAATCGATCTGGAAAAGCCGGATACCGTCTGCGTTGAGCTTTGCAAACCCCGCTACGACGCGATCCGGCAGCGGAGCAAATGGCAGGATACCGACATTCTGAAGGTCATTCGGGAGAAGCGTTCCGGCGCCCTGCTTTCCCAGCTCATCATGGCCTCGATGCAAAAAAAAATCGCCCAGAAATTCCATATAACCCCCGGCGCGGAGATGCTCAAGGCTATCGACCGGGCGGAGACAAACGGCGCCGAACTGATCCTTGCCGATCGGGAGATTCGGATTACACTGCTGCGCGCCTGGCGCATGATGGGATTCTGCAATAAAATGAAATTCATTCCCGATCTCATCCTCTCTTTTTTCTCCGACGAAGAGATCACCGAAGAGGAGATTGAAAAGCTCAAACAGCAGGACGTGCTTGAATACGCACTCAAGACAATCGGGGAAAAACTCCCCCGTCTCAAGGAAATCCTGATCGATGAGCGGGATCTCTACCTGGCTCACACCATAAGCCATGCCCCGGGCGCCCGGATCGTCGCGGTTGTCGGCGCCGGCCACGTACCGGGGATAACAAGGCATCTCGGAGAAGAGATCGATCTGGAATTGTTGAATAAAGTACCGGACAAGGGCGTCTGGGGGAAATATGCCGGCTGGATTTTTTCGCTGGCCATTGTGGGAATCTTCGTTGCCGGCTTCTTCTATTCCGGCTCTGCCGCCAGCTTGAAAATGATCGGCTGGTGGTCAGCCATCACCGCCTTTTTCGCCGGCTTGGGCGCCCTTGTCATGCTGGCCCACCCGCTGACGATTGCCGCCTCGGCGCTTGCCGCCCCGATAACAACCCTCCACCCGCTGATCGCTGCCGGCTGGGTAGCGGGATTGGTGGAAGCAACGTTTCGCAAGCCGCAGGTTAAGGATTTTCTCGCGCTGCCGGACGACATTGTCTCCGTCCGGGGATTCTTCCACAACAGGATTACCAGGCTGCTGCTTTTGGTTGCCATTGTAAATTTGACCACCTCGATCGGGACCTTTTTAGCCATTCCGATGATTATGAGGTTTCTGTAA